TTGAATAATTTCTCCGTGAATAAGTTCTACCCGCAGTGGCGACTGTCGGTCGCGCTCGGTCAAAATACCAGCTTCAATCATCCGGTGGTAGGTATCCACATCAAATGTATGCCGCTCTAATGTTACTTCCATACTGTAGAGTTTTCAATACTGCTTTAATATACAAATTATAGGCATAATATTAAGTTTGAGTTTATCCGCATTTCATTAACTTTGGCTTCTAAATTTTACCGCAAGGTTTGTATCATTTCATTCTTTAGATTGCGTACATATTTCTACTAAATATTGATTCACAACTGTTTATTCATTATCCACTTTTCATTTTCAATTAGCATTATATGCCATATTTATTCACGTCTGAGTCAGTCTCCGAAGGACATCCGGACAAAGTAGCTGACCAAATTTCTGATGCTATCTTGGATGCTATGCTCACCCAAGATCCGAACTCTCGCGTAGCTTGCGAAACATTTGTTACCACTGGTTTGGTGGTAGTAGGCGGTGAAGTAACCACCACTGCCTACGTAGAAATTCCTGATATTGTCCGAAAAACGATTCATAAGATTGGGTATGACTCGGGCAATTACATGTTTGATGCCGATTCTTGCGGAGTAGTCGTTACTTTACACAGCCAGTCGCCCGATATTGCTCGTGGAGTAGATGAAGGCGAAGACAAAGAGCAAGGAGCCGGCGACCAAGGAATGATGTTTGGCTATGCCAATCAGGAAACTCCCGAGTACATGCCAATGGCACTGGCCTTCTCGCATCGGTTGGTGCAGGAGTTGGCGCGTATTCGTCACGAACAGCCAGACTTAATTCCTTACCTACGCCCCGATGCGAAGGCGCAGGTTACCATAGAGTACGATGACAACAAGCAACCTACTCGGGTGCATACGGTAGTAGTTTCTACGCAGCACGATGATTTCATTCAGCCGGAAAACGATAGCACTCAGGCCAAAGACGATGCCGAGAAGCAAATGCTGGCTCGCATTCGCGAAGATGTTATCGCACAGGTGGTAAAAAAAGTAATTCCTGAG
This region of Tunicatimonas pelagia genomic DNA includes:
- the metK gene encoding methionine adenosyltransferase; amino-acid sequence: MPYLFTSESVSEGHPDKVADQISDAILDAMLTQDPNSRVACETFVTTGLVVVGGEVTTTAYVEIPDIVRKTIHKIGYDSGNYMFDADSCGVVVTLHSQSPDIARGVDEGEDKEQGAGDQGMMFGYANQETPEYMPMALAFSHRLVQELARIRHEQPDLIPYLRPDAKAQVTIEYDDNKQPTRVHTVVVSTQHDDFIQPENDSTQAKDDAEKQMLARIREDVIAQVVKKVIPENLLQDTIYHINPTGNFVIGGPHGDAGLTGRKIIVDTYGGRGAHGGGAFSGKDSSKVDRSAAYAARHIAKNLVAAGVANEVLVQVAYAIGVADPVSLLVDTYGTAQIDKSDAEIAEITRELFDMRPKAIVERFGLKQPIFSPTAAYGHMGREPYEGEVAIEVIEVQQEGNVNRTVNTKINKSVSFFGWEKLDYVDKIKAAFGI